In one window of Mesorhizobium sp. B2-1-1 DNA:
- a CDS encoding cupin domain-containing protein has translation MTSSAEIIVILGMKPHPEGGWYTETFRDGGGGARGHSTAIYFLLEQGQVSAWHRVRDAAEAWHFYAGAPLALSIWEEGGPKANRVIEQVLGIELAAGERPQIVVPAGWWQSARSLGEWTLVGCTVAPGFDFAAFELAEPGWRPKQL, from the coding sequence ATGACGAGTTCCGCAGAAATCATCGTCATCCTTGGCATGAAGCCGCATCCGGAAGGCGGCTGGTACACGGAAACCTTTCGCGACGGTGGCGGCGGAGCTCGAGGCCACTCGACGGCGATCTATTTTCTGCTGGAGCAGGGCCAGGTTTCCGCCTGGCATCGCGTCAGGGATGCAGCCGAGGCCTGGCACTTCTACGCCGGCGCGCCGCTGGCGCTGTCGATATGGGAAGAAGGCGGCCCAAAGGCTAACCGGGTGATCGAGCAGGTGCTCGGCATCGAGCTTGCGGCCGGCGAGCGGCCGCAAATCGTCGTGCCGGCGGGCTGGTGGCAATCGGCGCGCAGCCTGGGCGAGTGGACCCTGGTCGGCTGCACCGTGGCGCCGGGCTTCGACTTTGCGGCGTTTGAACTGGCGGAGCCTGGTTGGCGGCCTAAACAGCTCTGA
- the gloB gene encoding hydroxyacylglutathione hydrolase yields MAVEIEQFMCRSDNFGVLVHDPKSGQTALIDAPEEAAILAAVKRTGWTPTMILTTHHHADHVEANLALKQRFKLRIVGPEAEKARIPGIDDTVEDGSVLHLGEERIEVIATPGHTAGHVSYHLPASKVAFTADTLFALGCGRLFECKPPVMFESLKKLAALPAATVIYCGHEYTLANARFALSVDRTNSALKERAAKIEALRADNKPTLPTTIGEELSTNPFLRWHDPAIRRHLGMEKASDVEVFAEIRKRKDNF; encoded by the coding sequence ATGGCGGTCGAAATCGAACAGTTCATGTGCCGCAGCGACAATTTCGGCGTGCTGGTGCATGATCCCAAAAGCGGTCAGACCGCGCTTATCGATGCGCCGGAAGAAGCGGCGATCCTGGCTGCGGTCAAGCGCACCGGCTGGACGCCGACGATGATCCTGACCACGCATCACCATGCCGACCATGTCGAGGCCAATCTGGCGCTGAAGCAGCGCTTCAAGCTGCGCATCGTCGGTCCCGAAGCGGAAAAGGCCAGGATCCCCGGCATTGACGACACGGTCGAGGACGGTTCGGTCCTGCATCTCGGCGAGGAACGTATCGAAGTGATCGCCACCCCCGGCCACACCGCTGGCCACGTCTCCTATCACCTGCCGGCATCGAAAGTGGCGTTCACCGCCGACACGCTGTTCGCGCTCGGTTGCGGGCGGCTGTTCGAATGCAAGCCGCCGGTGATGTTTGAATCCCTGAAGAAGCTCGCGGCACTGCCTGCCGCGACCGTGATCTATTGCGGGCACGAATACACGCTCGCCAACGCCCGTTTCGCGCTGAGCGTCGACCGGACCAATTCGGCATTGAAGGAACGCGCGGCAAAAATTGAAGCGCTGCGCGCCGATAACAAGCCGACGCTGCCGACCACGATCGGCGAGGAATTGTCGACCAACCCTTTCCTGCGCTGGCACGATCCGGCAATCCGCAGGCATCTCGGCATGGAGAAGGCGTCGGATGTCGAGGTTTTTGCCGAGATCCGCAAGCGCAAGGATAATTTCTAG